The genomic region CGAGCCTGGGATCACGGGCAATCGCGTACTCGCACCACCAACGCGCCACGAAAGCGGGCTCAGGTTCAATATCGTATGTGTCGGCGATCGCGCGCTTCCAGTGCTTGTCGAAGTCGGGGAGGAGCTGGGGCGCATCCTCGGCGAGGGCCCTGCGCAGCGCCTTGGGAGTCCGCTCGGGCATGGGAGAAATGG from Streptomyces sp. NBC_00878 harbors:
- a CDS encoding DUF6247 family protein; protein product: MAAHAAETDPTISPMPERTPKALRRALAEDAPQLLPDFDKHWKRAIADTYDIEPEPAFVARWWCEYAIARDPRLDAHVRDLHRRAAETADFAEAQALLEEVSKIRYRTRELEPGE